The genome window CTGGATATTGGCATCATGTCAACTTTCAATCGAACGTTTTATCTGCAGGGCAGCTCGAACAACGTTTCCCCTTGTAATGATCCCGACCTTCGAGATGTAAATAGATATCGATTAAAATCATCCCAAGCTAATATGAATCCGATAGGCTAATTGTAAGAGAGAACATATAAACATGACAGAAAAGTTCTTACTAGTTTGCCATCAATATCTACCACGGGTAGTCGGCGATATTTGGTCTCGAGCAATAGCCTGATATGAAAAACATCGAATTAAGAACATCTAGATAACGAGACAAATGGGTTTGATGCATTAGGAAAAGCGGAGAAAAAGAATACCTAGCAGCATCTTCCAGGTTTGTTGTTTCACGAACAACGAGCGGTGAAGGTGTCATCAAGTCTCCGACCACTTTTCCGTTATTTTTGTTCATTAATTTCTGTATTTCATTGAATGTCTGCATAACAACCCGGAATTAGAAAAAAGGCAACAATTGTGCCACAAAATTCACGATCTAGACCTCTTTTGCCTGAAACCCAGCATTCGATATACAAAAAaggaaatcaaaacaaaacgGCAGGAAAACGGACAATGTGAACATGCTCAGAGGCAAGCACCATATGCTGTTAAGTAAACTTATCGAGTTTGTGACAGAATTTAGCATCTGAATATTGATAATTTAAGACATTATAGATAAACTTCAAGCAAAACTGAAGAATCAGAAAGAGAATGCTTACGTACTTTCCAAGAACTATCAACATTAGGAAACAAGGTTGTGTCATTTTGACTGCTACCTGATAGTTCAAAAACAGAACGAGTAAGTAGCCATTTCAGAACTATTGCAAGGGAAACCAAATATAGAACCAAGGTGGCAAAACTCCATAGCTCGTTACATCAATAACGAACAACAAAATAACACAAACGGAAAAAATATATCATTGATGTATCATCGAGCTTGCATGTGGATACTAGATGGAAATAAACTAAGAAAGGGAAACCAATCCGTCAAAACTCCGAAGTAGGTGTAGCATTCACCTCTAATTCCAATTTCTGAGGTGCTCCGATTTCTTAACACTTTATAAATATGCATGCTAGAAAACACTACTCTAAGCAAGCCTTGTACACATTTTGTTATGAAGCATCAAAAGCAGCTAATGTCATTTACCTAGGCAAGGAAAGTTATCGATAAAACAGAGTTCATGAATAATAATGACTTTAAACTCACGGTGTATGTATCCGAATACCAATCACTCGTAATGAAAAGATGTTAGAAACTGATATCAGTAAATTTCTTTCACAGCGATttgaaataaacttcaataATCCACTAGCAATTGCAAAGATGAAAAAGCCTATTTCAATGATCTATCACTAAAGAAATGTTAGGATGAAAACAATCTATCTGCTTTCGTCCttaaataaaactcaaacaaACAAGGAAGGGAAAACACCAAATCAACCCGAGAAATTCAAAGTTTCCAATCAGTTTCATAATCATCTTATAAACTTACCTGAAATCGAGTCGAGTGCCAACAAATCATAATCGGAAACAACGCCAACCTGCAATAGGGGAACCGGTCAGTACAATGAAGAAGGCAATAGCTCAAAATTCCCAATCCCGGACGGGTTATAGACCAGAAAAACCATCTTTCTCACCACAAAACAAATCGATATCGAACAAGATCATGATCATCAAGTAAAGAAACAGCAAATTTGTGCATTCATGTACCAAATCAACATGTATGATTCTCAGcaaaagtaaaacaaacaagATCTTAAGTCCATATGTGAGGTAAAAAGTATGGGATCTGGTAAcattttctgaaaataaaacccaaattatataaatgatgAAACAGTAATTAAAGAAGTTACCAAATTCCAGTCATCATCGATCACTGGGAAACCAGTAACTCTCTTCTCCACAAGTGCCTCCAATGCTGCAATTACAGAATTTAAGTGCAAAATTAGACCCAAAAATGGTAATGATCAAATCATCACCAGCTAATACCTTCATCCACACTTGTTGTAGCTTTGACAACATGTAAATCCTCTTTCCTGGTCATAAAATCACCCACGGTATAATTTCCATTTCTTGACTACAAAAGAACCAAAAACcagtaaaaaaaacaacaacaatctctttaaataaaagaaaaaaaaacccaaaaagaaaataaggggggggggggaaagGGATACGGGAACAGAGTTGGTGATGAGTCCAGCAGCAAGACGAAAAGAGCCATCTTTGGGTTTGGGGAGAGACAAGCAGGGTGCCAGTGCCACTTTATGGGAATAATGGTACATGGAGACAATGCAGGGTTGCTTAGAAtgaagaaaggaattgaaagaAGGGAATAGCTTCAGGGTTTGAGAATTAACGAAAGAAATGGAACCCATTTTCGTTAAAAACACAACCTTTTCCcccaaaaaacaaaagaaagatccTAGCTGTATGTTAATGCTATGACGATTGTTTATGATAAACAAAAAAAGGGGGGGAAAGGGAGGTTTGGGTATTGAATAAACAGTGGGGAAATTGAGAAGTGGATATTGAAAGAAGGAGAACAACGAAAGGGGGTGATCAGATGTTACTTGTTCCGCTGAAACAGGAGACTTGGAAAGTGAGAGGAAAGTGAGAAATGGTCGGCTCATTAATGGGTGAGTTTGCTGCTTGTTCTTTCTTGGAGTCCCCACAGCCACGAGCCAATGATGCATTTGTCCATGCTTGTGGATATATTCGGTGCTTCGCAAGAAAATTGAGGCTCAACTTCGAAGGGGGTTGGTAGGTAAACTATCCTTTTCTCATTTACTCGAAATAGAAAAATGAGGAGTTTATATGATttggattttatgttttaatggGTTTAACTTAACATGTTGTACTTCTAATCCTAATAAGAGTTAATAAGAGGTTGTAGTGGGTTATGACGGCTCATTCGAGTGTGAAAAGTCATAAGAAGgttaagataattaaaatttaaatcgagGGTTGAATAGGCGATTGGCGAATAAAGAGTTAgagcttttatttttaagaagaGGAAGTGTCTTGGCCTATTTTTTAATGCTCGAAAGactttaagggtttttttttaaataattctttGAGGTGTCATGTGTCACCCACATATTAGTTTTGGATTCCTTACAAATTAGTTGGCCTTCGACTTAAGCTGTCATATCTATAGGTGTTCATCGGTTGAGCCTAGGCATGATATTAGCACTTGCCTAAGCTTAGTTTGGCTCgaaatataacttaaaattttatccaaacctgcttatatttgtaaatagttAACCCAATCTTATATTCGTTCCGCCcatattgtttaattttttttaaatatatttatttatttaaaattttatatataatctcttaacatttttttaatgtttacattataataatattatatactatttaatttttatgtgttataataacattatttatttgtaattatcgTATTATTACGATTGGGTGTATAGTTGGGTTATGCTATGGAATTGAGTGATCCGATTTAAATGAGTTGCAGGGATGAATTCGTTTATTAGAGTCGAATCTTTCTCACTCGCAAAGCTATCCAATGAATTAAATCATAGGATTTGTTCTTGaagttatttaattaacaaaCGTTAATTGTCGGATTATTCCCGCAATTTATTTATGACTAAAGAAAGATAGATGGTGTGAGGCTGTTCCTCCATCACTTTTACTAGCTTATCATTGAGCGAGAAAGTATTTGCAGTCTATGATCAATTCCGAAGCTGCAACTGCAACTGATGTCATGCATGAGGCTAGAGACATGTTCATGGGCAATGCTACCTGCTTAAGTCCAATGGCTTACCTGAATTTTAGGAtgatttagataaaaatattaagatcaAAACATGGGATTGAACAAAAAATTATGCCCGTTTTAAATAAGTGTTGAGCTTGtacttgaacattcaaggcttGAGCCCAACCcgtgttttaaatttttaatgttttatattatgttatttttatatattatgcaatttattacatgtaaaaattaaatctatagtcatatataatactactatacgaaaacattaaaaaatgttaagatgactattttaataaaaatataaaactactaaatgttaaattaaaaataatataaatattttaaaattttaaaataatatggatGAACCTGAAATAAGCTTAGGTTAACCATTTACAAATATAGATggatttgaacaaaattttaagctaatATTTCGAGTTGAGCCAAGCTTAGGTGTTAGTATCTTATTTAGGCTCAGTCCATGAATACCTCTACCGATGCTGAAACTTTCATCCGATCAATTTATTCTAACTTTTATCgttatttaagttttgtttactcatttttgcaacaattttagaaccctttttatttatttcacaagtTTGAAAAAGCTTTGATCTCTTTATATTGTTGGACCTTTCTACTCGATTTTGATGTGTTGTTAAGATATTATTATGTGatattatcttttaggaatatttaaatatattatatatatttaagaatatgtttagaaatattatatatatatatttcttagcTCTACGTGACTGTTATGGTATAATTATGAGGTATTCTCTTGAAGTCTATGAATAAGATTGAAAGAGATTATCCTATTATACTCATATGTTTTTAGGtgtaacatattttattttggtggaTTCAACACccatcaataataataataataataataataataataataataataacattttgcATAATTATCCAAacagaagaaaaatatttttgttcaaaaaatcattttatttttgtaaatcaCTTCACGAATgttgtttttagtaaaataaacacatcctaattaaaaatgtgaatatcgagtaatttatcaaataattatattttattaaagggtaaactacaaaaatagtcacttttgtttacttcatattacattttagtcacttatgtttaaaatattacgttttagtcacttacgttatcgttttttTACAAAGTAGTCACTCTACATTAAACTTCGTTAACTCCCTAATGGCAGTCCAAATGAGTCTAAATTGGcaattaaaacccatttggactccCACATAGGACTATCATTAGGGAGATAATGGGGTTTAACGGTAAAGTGATCACTTagtaacaaaacgataatgtaagtgactaaaacgtaacatttcaaacataagtaactaaaatataatttgtggcaaacaaaagtgactatttttataatttatcctttattaaattgacaatcactaataaaaaaatttgattatatatatttaaattcacaatcaaattttttatatatattaataaaatatgttttttttaaatataaaaggatGACTTTTTTTTAGCACACCGCCTTGTTGTCTGATAGGAATAGTTACCTGCTGAAATCACCTCACACGTGTTTTTCCTAAATTTACGGTTAtcaatgttttcatttttcttgtgggttaagttttaaattaatcctccaaattttaaaatattctaattaagtCCTTAAAGTATATGTATTGTATCGATCAGGCTCTTCTATCAATTTAACTATTAGTTTGGGCATTAAATGTTAGCTCGGATTTTAAGCTAAGCCTATTTAAAACCCgttgatcaaattataaatacatttcTACGTATCTCACGGATAGCTTAGATCTAGTGTATTAAAAAGAAGCCATCTTGTCATTACTTGTATGAAGCTGTGGCTGAAGATTTTGTTAGACGCCTGTTTGGCACGAGTTTGAGTCGTGTTATCTCCATCTCCAACCTTTattattgtatataaaaaaaaccgatcttaaattttaataacactGTATTTTTTAACACTTCAAATTTGATAACGAACGGATTCATATTTTTTAGGCAATTTTGCATTTAGATAGTTTAAGAAATAGAGATATGCAACCCGCTGCCATTCCTATGATGTTCTTATCCGATGTCATACACTTTTTGAgggaaattgaacaaaattgatggtttaggatacaaaaaaaaaactttattgaCCAATCTGTAAATTTAGCTATAGTTAAGGggcaatttaataataaaagtttttttgggtaaactacacttaaggttactaaactattagtaagtttatgtttttgttacTCAACTTCAagaagttacaaaatggtcattgaaccattcacaaaattttatttaagtcactaggtttttaagtttttgtttttattcttaaaGTCTAACTAACAAGCTTCAAACAATGATTCGATGACCGATACGATGGACCAGTACCCATTGACAAGTagatgaatatattttaaattcaaattgataTGGTGATTAGTGCCGGAGATCagagaataaaattatttggattttattGACAGATTTGTgaagttaaaatttattcatgaaaaaaaaaggtaaaaatttcTCCCCAGTCCCTCTCAATTATGATATTGAACAAGTTGGTCTGTCTCAAAAAAATCATAGCAATTTAAtccctgtcaattttgaaagcgagcaactaaggacaattaatcacaaCATTAATGTTTTTCGTCAATTTTACATGTATTTGActggtataataacaattaGCTGTTCTagtttacaaattctatcatttAGGTCatgatttaacaattttatcccgcaatatatttgtaaatgtgtaaatatcgagactaaatttgttgaaactttttaaaatcaataccaatttaataaaatatgtaagctttgagggctaaatttgttagtacatcaatcaaaattatgcacAATTGACAAAAGATATTAACACCATAATTAATTGTTCTTAATTACTCACTTTAAAAATTGACAGGGATGAAACTGTTCCAATTTTTTTAGAGGGACTAGTTTGCTTAATGTCAAAATTGGGAGGGATTGAAGAtgcatttttattgaaaaactaaactataaaaGAGAAGGGGATGGAGAGTTTTCGATTAGTGTAGGCAATGCAAATAGAAAAGGGCATATAATAACGATTTTAATAacctaatgacttaaatgaaaacttacaaatagtttagtgacaattttataatttttttaaatttaataattaaaacataaacttactaataatttagttaaCTCGGCTGAAgtttaccattattatttttttactttgtcaTTTGGGGGgcccaaaaagaaaaaccctcTCCTACCAAATCCAAGGGTGGAGATTTCATCCTGAGATCCCATCTTAGGGTTTACTACAGAAACAAACCTCCGAACATATATTTACTCATTTATATGTTCAGTTCTCTCGCCTTATCAGCTACACCTTAAAaaatctctctttttcttcttcattttccaaCATCACCTTCTCACGCGCCGCCGCCGCCTACTCTTCCGCCGGCGGGAAATATccattcccttttctttcccttcCCTCTCCtcccttttattaaaaaaaagaagaaaaaaaaggtcaCCTAAACAAAACAAAGTTTGCTTCTTTAGGAAAGgttttttcaaaagcacttgAGATTTTACCATATCATTTACTATCACAATTATTTTACTCGTTAAGGTTTGTTTGATT of Gossypium raimondii isolate GPD5lz chromosome 3, ASM2569854v1, whole genome shotgun sequence contains these proteins:
- the LOC105795233 gene encoding CBS domain-containing protein CBSX2, chloroplastic; translated protein: MHHWLVAVGTPRKNKQQTHPLMSRPFLTFLSLSKSPVSAEQVTSDHPLSLFSFFQYPLLNFPTVYSIPKPPFPPLFLFIINNRHSINIQLGSFFCFLGEKVVFLTKMGSISFVNSQTLKLFPSFNSFLHSKQPCIVSMYHYSHKVALAPCLSLPKPKDGSFRLAAGLITNSVPSRNGNYTVGDFMTRKEDLHVVKATTSVDEALEALVEKRVTGFPVIDDDWNLVGVVSDYDLLALDSISGSSQNDTTLFPNVDSSWKTFNEIQKLMNKNNGKVVGDLMTPSPLVVRETTNLEDAARLLLETKYRRLPVVDIDGKLVGIITRGNVVRAALQIKRSIES